The nucleotide sequence GTCTTACGGCGACGCTGTCGGCCGTCGCGTGCGAAGGACGCGGCGACCTGCTCGGCCCGTAGCCGCACGGGGTCGTCGACGGGCAGCGCCCGCAGCCTGCCGACCGTGCGGTGGAAGGCCGCCAGCTCTTCCTCGGTGATCCCGCCGCCGTCGCCCATGCGTGCCCCGCCCCGCGTGTCCCGTGCCGTGTTCCCCTGCCCCGACCGACCCGCGCGGCCTTCGGATCCGTGGAACACCGAGCGCCGCGGAATCAGTCACACGCGGTCCGGACGACCGGATTCGAACCGGCGTTTCCGCCCTGACAAGGCGGTGCGCCTGCCTCTGCGCTACGTCCGGACCGCGTTCCCGGATCCTATGCGACCGCTCTGGGCGGCGCCCACCGATTTATGCCCGAACCGGCTTACGGGGCCGGGCGGTTCACGAACGGTCAACGGTGTCGGTTCAGCGGTGTTCGGCTCAGAGGGTTTCGGCTCAGCGGTGTTCGGTTCGGGGCCTCGGCTCAGCGGTGTTCGGTTCAGGGCCTCGGCTCAGGGAATCCGGTGCAGGTCGACTCAGCCGGTTTCGATGCCCGTCGGGTCAGCCGTTGTCGCCGCGCCGGAGTCGCAGCCTCTCCTTCTCGGACAGCCCGCCCCAGACGCCGAACCGCTCGTCGTTGGACAGGGCGTACTCAAGACATGCGGTTCGCATCTCGCACATGCCGCAGATGCGCTTCGCCTCACGCACCGAACTGCCGGGCTCGGGAAAGAAGAAGTCGGCCCCCGTCTGCGCACACAGCGCCCGCTCCTGCCAGGTGCTGTCGAGCGGGGTGATCGTGTCGTTGTGCATGCACAGCATCGTGCCGCGCGCCGAAAAACGTTCGATCAACGCCACATCAACACGACGGTCCGGGCCCGCAATGTTCCTCGGGCCGGTGAGGCAACGCACGGCGGCGCGCGGAGCGACGCCCACGGAGGCGAAGCGCCTCCGTGGGAGCAACGCGGGCGATCGTCCGAGGGCGGTGCCAGACTCGGCAGTACAGGCAACGGGCCCCTCCGACCCCTTCAGAGGAGCGCGGCAATGCCCACCACCCGTTATGGCACCGGCGCACCGAACTGGATCGACCTCGGTACCCCGGACATCGAAGGCGCCGCCGCCTTCTACCACCACCTCTTCGGCCGGCGGTTCCGGTCGGCCGGGCCCGACATGGGCGGCTACGGCTTCTTCCAGCTCGACAGCCGCACCGCCGCGGCCGGTACGCAGAACCCACCGGAACAGAGCCCGCCGTCCTGGAGCGGCCGTGTCGGCCTGTCGGTCTCGGCCGTCGGTCTCCGCCGTCGGTGTCGGGCACGCTGCCCGGCGCGCATGCCCGAACACCGTTCGGTCTGTCGCCACCTCATGAACCCACTCAACTCTTGAGAGCGCTCTCAGTCATAAGTCTTGACGCCTCAACTCCTCCTGGGAACAGTGGAGGCACCACAGCAGGGGCCCCATCCGCTGTGCCTCCACTCCCCCACGTCCCAGGAGGCCATCGTGATTTCCCGACGTATGTTCCTGTCCGCAAGCGCCGCCGCCGGCGCGACCGCCCTCGGCGGCGCCCTCGGCACGCCCGCCCAGGCCGCGCCCGCGACCTGCCAACTCGCTCTGCGGAACGCCTCGTTGCCAGGCACGGTCCGGGCGTACATCACCGGGCACGAGCAGTCGACGGGCGCCTGGATGCTGCTGCGGGCCGACGGAGGTGTCTACCGGCCGGCCTCGCCCTCGGCGCCGCAGACACCGCTGCCCGTCGACTGCGCCATCCCGCTCGGCGCGGCGGGCTCGGCGCCCACCGTGCTGACGTTGCCTCAGATGTTCGGCGCCCGTGTCTACTTCGTACGGGACAGCACCCTGGACTTCTTCCTCAACCCGGGCCCGGCGCTGGTCGAGCCCGCCTTCGCGACCCCCGCCGATCCCAACTACGGCAAGACGTGGTCGTTCTGCGAGTTCACGTTCAACCCCACCCAGCTGTTCGCCAACATCAGTTACGTCGACCTGGTGACGGCTCTGCCGATCGGGCTGACGCTGGAGGGTGACTCCACGCACACGGTCGCCCCGTTGCCCGACGGGGCGGTGGGCCGGATCGCAGCGGATCTGGTGGCGCAGTCGGCGCGGGACGGCCAGCCGTGGGACCAGCTCGTCATCCGGGGCGGCGACGGCAAGGTGCTGCGGGTCGTCTCACCGCAGAACCTGATGGCACCGTATTTCGGGCAGCCCGACCGGATGCCGTTCCGCACCTACTGGGACTCCTACGTCGACCAGGTGTGGGAGAAGTACCGGGGGACGGATCTGCGGATCGACCTGCAGGGCGGGCGGGGCGTCCTCACCGGCCGCGTCTCCGGCGACACGCTCACCTTCGCCGGCGGCCACTCCTTCGCCAGGCCGACCTCGAAGGACATCTTCACCTGCAACCACGGCCCGTTCGCCAACAACCCCGGCGACCCCGACGACAAGAAGGCCCTCCTCGCCCGTCTCGCCGCCGGCTTCAACCGTTCGATCATGCTCACCCACCCCACACAGCCGAACGGGGCGACGGCGGCCGACTACTACCGGGGGACCGTGACGAACCACTGGTCACGCGTGGTCCACGCCAACTCGCCCATCGGGTACGCGTTTCCGTACGACGACGTACGCCCCGACGGTCAACCGGACGTGTCGGGCGCGGCCCACGACGGCAACCCGCGCCGGTTCACGGTGACCGTGGGCGCCTGAGCGCTCCGCCGAGGAAGCCGTGATGGGCGTCCGCGGCGACGTCGTGGCTGGTCCCGCAGTTCCCCGCGCCCCTTACAGGGCGCTGGTTACGCGGAGGCGCGTCGTACCAGTGTGGTCGGCAGGACGACACTGGACGGCGCTCCTTCGAGACCGCGGAGCAGCAGCCGGGCCATCAACCGCCCCATGTCCTCTATGTCCTGACGGACTGTCGTCAACGGTGGATCGGACTGTTCGGCCACCGGCAGCATGTCGTCGAAGCCCACCACGGCGACGTCCTCGGGAACCCGCCTCCCCCGCTCCCGCAGCACGCGCAGCGCGCCCGACGCGGACACGTCGTTGGCAGCGAACACCGCGTCCAACTCCGGGCAGCGGTCGAGGAGTTCCCGCATCGCGCGCACCCCACCCGCCGGGGTGAAGTCACCTTCCACGATCAGCCGGGGGTCGGCGTCCACCATGACGTCCCGGTACCCGTCGAGCCGGTCCACGGCCGAGGTCTGGTCGAGGGGGCCGGTGATGTGGGCGATCCGGGTGCGGCCGAGGGCGACGAGATGGCGTACGGCGTCCCGCGCGCCGCCCCGGTTGTCGCTGTCGACGTACACGGTGGGTGTGTCGCCGCGCGTGCCGTCCGCCCAGCCGGGCCTGCCGCCGAACACGGTCGGGACGCCGGCGCCCCTGATCAGCCCCGGCAGCGGGTCGTCCAGGTGCAGCGAGAAGACGAGCGCCCCGTCGACGTGCCCGCCGGCGAGATACCGTCCCACGCGCGCGTAGTCCTCCGGGCCTTCGGTGAGCAGCAGGACGAGCTGTGAGTCGTGCGCCGTCAACTCTTTACTGATTCCACGGAGTTGGAGCGCGAAGAAGGGATCCGCGAAGACCCTGGTCTCCGGCTCGGCGATCACCACGGCCACGGCGTCGTGCCGTCGGGTGACGAGGCTGCGGGCCGCCTGGTTCGGCACGTACCCGAGTTCCTCGACCGCCCTGCGCACCCGCTCGACCAGCGGCTCCCGAACGCCCTCGCCCCCGTTGACGACCCGCGACACCGTCGCCCTGGACACCCCGGCCCGCGCGGCCACGGCCTCCAACGTGGGACGCGACGCTGTCTCGGTCACTTGGGGACTCTCCTCCGGGGCGGTTGCGCTCAGGATAGCCCTGCGGAACATGCCTTTGAGAGCGCTCCCGGATCACCGACCGGCGTCCGGCGTCCGGCGTCCGGCGTCCGGGGACCCATGCACTGAGATCCGTTCCCCGCGACCTGCGACCTGCGACCTGCGACCTGCCCAGCCTGTCGGTGTTGACCTTCAA is from Streptomyces sp. NBC_01314 and encodes:
- a CDS encoding WhiB family transcriptional regulator, giving the protein MHNDTITPLDSTWQERALCAQTGADFFFPEPGSSVREAKRICGMCEMRTACLEYALSNDERFGVWGGLSEKERLRLRRGDNG
- a CDS encoding glycoside hydrolase family 64 protein translates to MISRRMFLSASAAAGATALGGALGTPAQAAPATCQLALRNASLPGTVRAYITGHEQSTGAWMLLRADGGVYRPASPSAPQTPLPVDCAIPLGAAGSAPTVLTLPQMFGARVYFVRDSTLDFFLNPGPALVEPAFATPADPNYGKTWSFCEFTFNPTQLFANISYVDLVTALPIGLTLEGDSTHTVAPLPDGAVGRIAADLVAQSARDGQPWDQLVIRGGDGKVLRVVSPQNLMAPYFGQPDRMPFRTYWDSYVDQVWEKYRGTDLRIDLQGGRGVLTGRVSGDTLTFAGGHSFARPTSKDIFTCNHGPFANNPGDPDDKKALLARLAAGFNRSIMLTHPTQPNGATAADYYRGTVTNHWSRVVHANSPIGYAFPYDDVRPDGQPDVSGAAHDGNPRRFTVTVGA
- a CDS encoding LacI family DNA-binding transcriptional regulator, with amino-acid sequence MTETASRPTLEAVAARAGVSRATVSRVVNGGEGVREPLVERVRRAVEELGYVPNQAARSLVTRRHDAVAVVIAEPETRVFADPFFALQLRGISKELTAHDSQLVLLLTEGPEDYARVGRYLAGGHVDGALVFSLHLDDPLPGLIRGAGVPTVFGGRPGWADGTRGDTPTVYVDSDNRGGARDAVRHLVALGRTRIAHITGPLDQTSAVDRLDGYRDVMVDADPRLIVEGDFTPAGGVRAMRELLDRCPELDAVFAANDVSASGALRVLRERGRRVPEDVAVVGFDDMLPVAEQSDPPLTTVRQDIEDMGRLMARLLLRGLEGAPSSVVLPTTLVRRASA